One window of Agromyces rhizosphaerae genomic DNA carries:
- a CDS encoding VOC family protein: MLTVGTVVLGVDDLQRAMTFWCAALDYVPRHEPRPDWVILDPRAGTDAGTSIALSQDRSRVSLPPRMHLDLYADDQQAEIDRLVGLGARHIDWDRYPPGADWIVLEDTEGNRFDVIDTSGA, from the coding sequence ATGCTGACCGTCGGGACCGTCGTGCTCGGGGTCGACGACCTGCAGCGCGCGATGACGTTCTGGTGCGCCGCGCTCGACTACGTGCCCCGCCACGAGCCGCGGCCGGACTGGGTGATCCTCGATCCACGAGCGGGTACCGACGCGGGCACGTCCATCGCCCTCTCGCAGGACCGCTCGCGCGTGAGCCTGCCGCCCCGCATGCATCTCGACCTCTACGCCGACGACCAGCAGGCGGAGATCGACCGCCTCGTGGGTCTCGGCGCGCGGCACATCGACTGGGACCGCTACCCGCCCGGCGCCGACTGGATCGTGCTCGAGGACACCGAGGGCAACCGCTTCGACGTGATCGACACCAGCGGGGCATGA
- a CDS encoding putative protein N(5)-glutamine methyltransferase: protein MTGSVEVPPVAETALVARLRAAGCVFAEEEAALLVEAATDAGELEQLVRRRLDGEPLEPLLGWAEFRGRRMAVGPGVFVPRRRSEFLAQLAVAACRGVEGRPAVLVELCCGVAAIAAAVAAELQDAGVAVRVHAADVDPVAAGYARRNLAEFDGFVGVGDLDAPLPRELLGRVDCLVANAPYVPTDEVAHMPREARDAEPLVALDGGPDGLALHRRIAAAAPRWLTPGGVAVIETSERQAEASVALLVAAGLDAHAERSETHGAVAAVGRMPAA, encoded by the coding sequence ATGACCGGGTCGGTCGAGGTGCCGCCGGTCGCCGAGACCGCACTCGTCGCCAGGCTGCGTGCGGCCGGGTGCGTGTTCGCCGAGGAGGAGGCCGCGTTGCTGGTCGAGGCGGCGACGGATGCCGGTGAGCTGGAGCAGCTCGTGCGGCGACGCCTCGACGGCGAGCCGCTCGAGCCCCTCCTCGGGTGGGCGGAGTTCCGCGGGCGGCGCATGGCCGTCGGGCCGGGCGTGTTCGTACCGCGGCGGCGGTCGGAGTTCCTTGCCCAGCTCGCAGTCGCAGCGTGCCGCGGAGTCGAGGGGCGCCCGGCCGTGCTCGTCGAGCTGTGCTGCGGGGTCGCGGCGATCGCCGCGGCAGTGGCCGCGGAGCTGCAGGACGCGGGGGTCGCGGTACGCGTGCACGCCGCGGACGTCGACCCGGTCGCGGCCGGCTACGCACGGCGCAACCTCGCCGAGTTCGACGGGTTCGTCGGCGTCGGCGACCTGGACGCCCCGCTGCCGCGCGAGCTGCTCGGGCGCGTCGACTGCCTGGTCGCGAACGCGCCCTACGTGCCGACCGACGAGGTCGCCCATATGCCGCGCGAGGCGCGAGACGCCGAGCCGCTGGTCGCGCTGGACGGCGGGCCGGACGGGCTCGCGCTGCACCGCCGCATCGCCGCCGCGGCGCCGCGCTGGCTGACGCCTGGCGGGGTCGCGGTCATCGAGACGAGCGAGCGCCAGGCGGAGGCATCCGTCGCCCTGCTCGTGGCAGCCGGGCTCGACGCGCATGCGGAGCGCTCCGAGACCCACGGTGCCGTGGCTGCGGTGGGGCGGATGCCCGCGGCCTGA
- a CDS encoding DNA-3-methyladenine glycosylase family protein, with protein MSWIPRHPTDVVATLSPLRRRPGDPTQLVDDAGAVWRTTLMSDGAATLRVTRRGDALRCDAWGPGAREAVASAPDLAGGADDPTGFDPITPLVTEAHRRNPGLRMPRTGRVFEALVPAVLEQRVISAQAHASWRHLLRRFGAVAPGPTPRRMRVVPSPEQWARIPSWEWHRAGVDPARSRTIVVAARYADRLEEAAAMAPDDALARLRHVPGIGEWTAAEIAQRAFGDPDALSVGDYHLSNYVGHAMFGRDMTDDEMLEALEPWRGHRQRVVRLLGAAGVPGKPRRAPRAAFVDHRSR; from the coding sequence GTGAGCTGGATCCCACGGCATCCGACCGATGTCGTGGCGACGCTGTCGCCGCTCCGGCGCCGACCGGGCGACCCGACGCAGCTCGTCGACGACGCGGGCGCCGTGTGGCGCACGACGCTCATGTCGGACGGCGCCGCGACCCTGCGGGTGACGCGGCGGGGCGACGCGCTGCGCTGCGACGCGTGGGGTCCGGGAGCGCGCGAGGCCGTGGCATCCGCCCCCGACCTCGCGGGCGGCGCCGACGACCCGACCGGCTTCGACCCGATCACCCCGCTCGTCACCGAGGCGCACCGCCGCAACCCGGGCCTCCGGATGCCCCGCACCGGGCGCGTCTTCGAGGCGCTCGTGCCCGCGGTGCTCGAGCAGCGGGTCATCTCGGCCCAGGCGCACGCGTCGTGGCGGCACCTGCTGCGCCGCTTCGGCGCGGTCGCGCCCGGCCCGACGCCGCGCCGGATGCGGGTCGTGCCGTCGCCCGAGCAGTGGGCGCGCATCCCGTCGTGGGAGTGGCACCGCGCGGGCGTCGACCCCGCGCGCTCCCGCACGATCGTGGTGGCCGCCCGCTACGCCGACCGCCTCGAGGAGGCCGCGGCGATGGCACCCGACGACGCCCTCGCGCGCCTGCGTCACGTGCCCGGGATCGGCGAGTGGACCGCGGCCGAGATCGCCCAGCGCGCGTTCGGCGACCCCGACGCGCTGTCGGTCGGCGACTACCACCTGTCGAACTACGTCGGGCACGCCATGTTCGGCCGCGACATGACCGATGACGAGATGCTCGAGGCGCTCGAGCCGTGGCGCGGCCACCGCCAGCGCGTCGTGCGCCTGCTGGGCGCAGCCGGGGTCCCCGGCAAGCCGCGCCGCGCGCCGCGGGCGGCCTTCGTCGACCACCGCTCGCGCTGA
- a CDS encoding 5'-3' exonuclease — MTDRLMLLDTASLYFRAFYGLPDTLRAPDGTPVNAVRGLLEFIAKLVGDFEPTHLVACWDDDWRPQWRVELIPSYKAHRVAEVVETGASVEEVPDPLEVQVPVIREVLAALGVPVVGAPDHEADDVIGSLATQAEMPVDVVTGDRDLFQLVDDAQAVRVVYTARGMSRLEVLTAASVVEKYRVLPEQYADFAALRGDTSDGLPGVAGIGEKTAASLLGEFGDLDGVRAAATDASSTMSARLRAKLGEASDYLDVAPRVVEVVRDLSLGLDLDDARITAPDADATEALGERWGLGAAMPRAAAALEAAARG; from the coding sequence GTGACCGACCGCCTCATGCTCCTGGACACCGCGTCGCTGTACTTCCGGGCCTTCTACGGGCTGCCCGACACGCTGCGGGCGCCGGACGGCACGCCCGTGAACGCCGTGCGCGGGCTGCTCGAGTTCATCGCGAAGCTCGTCGGCGACTTCGAGCCGACGCACCTCGTGGCGTGCTGGGACGACGACTGGCGGCCGCAGTGGCGAGTCGAGCTGATCCCGAGCTACAAGGCGCACCGCGTCGCCGAGGTCGTCGAGACCGGCGCCTCGGTCGAGGAGGTGCCCGACCCGCTCGAGGTGCAGGTGCCGGTGATCCGCGAGGTGCTGGCCGCGCTCGGGGTGCCGGTCGTGGGCGCGCCCGACCACGAGGCCGACGACGTGATCGGCAGCCTCGCGACGCAGGCGGAGATGCCCGTCGACGTGGTGACCGGCGACCGCGACCTGTTCCAGCTCGTCGACGACGCGCAGGCCGTGCGGGTCGTCTACACGGCGCGCGGCATGAGCCGGCTCGAGGTGCTCACCGCGGCATCCGTCGTGGAGAAGTACCGCGTGCTGCCCGAGCAGTACGCCGACTTCGCGGCGCTGCGCGGCGACACCTCCGACGGGCTGCCGGGGGTCGCGGGCATCGGCGAGAAGACCGCGGCGAGCCTGCTGGGCGAGTTCGGCGACCTCGACGGGGTTCGAGCGGCGGCGACGGATGCCTCCTCGACGATGTCCGCCCGGTTGCGCGCGAAGCTCGGCGAGGCATCCGACTACCTCGACGTGGCCCCGAGGGTCGTCGAGGTCGTGCGCGACCTGTCGCTCGGGCTCGATCTCGACGACGCGCGGATCACCGCGCCCGACGCCGACGCGACCGAGGCGCTCGGCGAGCGCTGGGGCCTGGGCGCAGCGATGCCCCGTGCAGCCGCCGCGTTGGAAGCGGCCGCACGGGGCTGA
- a CDS encoding catalase, with translation MSTKPTTTQTGAPVPSDEHSLTVGNDGTTALHDRYLVEKLAQFNRERIPERIVHAKGGGAFGTFVATGDVSQYTTAAVFQPGAESETLLRFSSVAGEQGSPDTWRDVRGFSVKFYTTEGNYDIVGNNTPVFFIRDAIKFPDFIHSQKRLPGSGLRDADMQWDFWTLSPESAHQVTYLMGDRGLPKSWRHLQGYGSHTYQWINAAGERFWVKYHFHSNQGVERLDNAEAEAIAGADADHYRRDLYEAIEREEFPSWDVKVQVMPYDDAKDYRFNPFDLTKIWPHEDYPLIPVGRLELNRNPENFFAEIEQAAFSPANLVPGIDISPDKMLMARVFSYPDAQRYRVGTNYQQIPVNSAHAAEVNSYTRDGAQRHHFPPATAPNYAPNSFGGPVADPELARAGSWESDGALVRTAATLHAEDDDFGQPGSLYRDVFDADAKARFLETLSGQAQAITVDDIRERFFVYWTNVDADLGAALRSAYAGDATAAA, from the coding sequence ATGAGCACGAAGCCGACCACCACCCAGACCGGCGCGCCGGTCCCGAGCGACGAGCACTCGCTCACCGTCGGCAACGACGGCACGACCGCGCTGCACGACCGGTACCTGGTCGAGAAGCTCGCGCAGTTCAACCGCGAGCGCATCCCGGAGCGAATCGTGCACGCCAAGGGCGGCGGCGCGTTCGGCACCTTCGTCGCGACCGGTGACGTCTCGCAGTACACGACCGCCGCGGTGTTCCAGCCGGGTGCCGAGTCGGAGACGCTGCTGCGCTTCTCGTCCGTCGCCGGCGAGCAGGGCTCGCCCGACACCTGGCGCGACGTGCGCGGGTTCTCGGTGAAGTTCTACACGACCGAGGGCAACTACGACATCGTCGGCAACAACACCCCGGTGTTCTTCATCCGCGACGCCATCAAGTTCCCCGACTTCATCCACTCGCAGAAGCGCCTCCCGGGCTCGGGCCTGCGCGACGCCGACATGCAGTGGGACTTCTGGACCCTCTCGCCCGAGTCGGCCCACCAGGTCACCTACCTCATGGGCGACCGCGGCCTGCCGAAGTCGTGGCGCCACCTGCAGGGCTACGGCTCGCACACCTACCAGTGGATCAACGCCGCCGGCGAGCGCTTCTGGGTGAAGTACCACTTCCACTCCAACCAGGGCGTGGAGCGCCTCGACAACGCCGAGGCCGAGGCCATCGCCGGTGCCGACGCCGACCACTACCGCCGCGACCTCTACGAGGCGATCGAGCGCGAGGAGTTCCCGTCGTGGGACGTCAAGGTGCAGGTCATGCCCTACGACGACGCGAAGGACTACCGGTTCAACCCGTTCGACCTCACGAAGATCTGGCCGCACGAGGACTACCCGCTGATCCCGGTGGGCCGCCTCGAGCTGAACCGCAACCCGGAGAACTTCTTCGCCGAGATCGAGCAGGCCGCGTTCTCGCCGGCCAACCTCGTGCCGGGCATCGACATCAGCCCCGATAAGATGCTCATGGCCCGCGTGTTCTCGTACCCCGACGCGCAGCGCTACCGCGTCGGCACGAACTACCAGCAGATCCCGGTGAACTCGGCGCACGCCGCCGAGGTGAACTCGTACACGCGTGACGGTGCGCAGCGCCACCACTTCCCGCCGGCCACCGCGCCGAACTACGCGCCGAACTCGTTCGGTGGCCCCGTGGCCGACCCCGAGCTCGCCCGTGCCGGCTCGTGGGAGTCCGACGGCGCGCTCGTGCGCACCGCCGCGACCCTGCACGCCGAGGACGACGACTTCGGCCAGCCCGGCTCGCTCTACCGCGACGTCTTCGACGCCGACGCCAAGGCGCGGTTCCTCGAGACGCTGAGCGGCCAGGCGCAGGCCATCACGGTCGACGACATCCGCGAGCGGTTCTTCGTCTACTGGACGAACGTCGACGCCGACCTCGGCGCCGCACTCCGCTCGGCCTACGCCGGCGACGCCACCGCGGCGGCGTAG
- a CDS encoding Fur family transcriptional regulator, whose translation MMDEHGTALREAGLRITAGRVAVLDGLAAMPHVDADRLLPYVATRVPTTSIQSVHNILTDLTEAQLIRRIVPAGSAALYERRIGDNHHHLVCRDCGRVTDVDCVIGAPPCLTPSSSEGYQIESAEVTFWGTCSQCLADAAGEPRP comes from the coding sequence ATGATGGACGAGCACGGCACCGCACTGCGCGAGGCGGGACTGCGGATCACCGCGGGCCGCGTCGCGGTGCTCGACGGACTCGCCGCCATGCCGCACGTCGACGCCGACCGGCTGCTGCCGTACGTCGCGACGCGCGTGCCGACCACCTCGATCCAGTCGGTGCACAACATCCTCACCGACCTGACCGAGGCGCAGCTGATCCGCCGTATCGTGCCCGCGGGCTCCGCCGCGCTGTACGAGCGCCGCATCGGCGACAACCACCACCACCTCGTCTGCCGCGACTGCGGCCGGGTGACCGACGTCGACTGCGTGATCGGGGCGCCGCCCTGCCTCACGCCGTCGTCGAGCGAGGGGTACCAGATCGAGTCCGCCGAGGTCACCTTCTGGGGCACCTGCTCCCAGTGCCTCGCGGATGCCGCGGGCGAGCCTCGCCCGTAG
- a CDS encoding FAD-dependent oxidoreductase, whose translation MELSATQRAALTTICDTFAPGDGNGIPPASALGAVALAEGMAASNPRQAEIDQLGQILKLWNTRAFGVLLGIGPRRFADLTPAQREAALIAMGDSKLPLKRVLFQNLKSAATLSYYLTPGANGMSPLWETMGYPGPLGVLADAPERPLSPVTPETDTALSCDVVVVGSGAGGGTAAAVLAQAGYDVIVLEKGGYFDDRDFDGGELTGLTTLYAPGPSATAEGQLSLLSAQCLGGGTVVNYSTAFRTPDHVRAEWASLGATQFADAEFDASLDAVWARIGVSGAYSVPSARDRILERGLTELGWHVGSLERNVRACDMAIECGRCGSGCRIGAKQSTTKTWLVDAERAGARLYTGVDVREVTKAGGRATGVVGRTAAGHRVTVRAKAVVAAAGAVQTPALLRRSGLTNPNIGKHLRLHPATAVWAEFDEEVRPWEGGMQTRYSSQFSDIDGSGYGVVFETAAANPAISVAFLPWRGAGTHLDRMRRLSHMSSVGVITRDQDSGEVKVGKDGEPVLHYTLSDRDAGRMRAGIDGAAKVLEAAGATTMFTGHQAGVTWERASGESVGDFTSRAHAAGYGPGQCTMAALHIMGSARMGGSAADTALDPDGATWEVQNLVVADASCFPMSSGVNPMVTIEAIGHMNATRLAGRL comes from the coding sequence GTGGAACTGAGCGCAACGCAGCGTGCGGCCCTGACGACCATCTGCGACACCTTCGCACCCGGCGACGGGAACGGCATCCCGCCCGCGAGCGCGCTCGGCGCGGTCGCGCTGGCCGAGGGCATGGCGGCCTCGAACCCCCGCCAGGCCGAGATCGACCAGCTCGGGCAGATCCTCAAGCTCTGGAACACCCGGGCGTTCGGCGTGCTGCTCGGCATCGGCCCGCGGAGGTTCGCCGACCTCACGCCCGCGCAGCGCGAAGCCGCGCTGATCGCGATGGGCGACTCGAAGCTCCCGCTCAAGCGCGTGCTCTTCCAGAACCTGAAGTCCGCCGCGACCCTCTCGTACTACCTGACGCCGGGCGCGAACGGCATGTCCCCGCTGTGGGAGACGATGGGCTACCCCGGGCCGCTGGGGGTGCTGGCGGATGCCCCGGAGCGGCCGCTCTCCCCGGTCACCCCCGAGACCGACACCGCGCTCTCGTGCGACGTGGTGGTCGTGGGCTCGGGCGCCGGCGGGGGCACGGCCGCGGCCGTGCTCGCGCAGGCCGGCTACGACGTGATCGTGCTCGAGAAGGGCGGCTACTTCGACGACCGCGACTTCGACGGCGGTGAACTGACCGGCCTCACGACGCTCTACGCGCCCGGCCCGAGCGCGACGGCCGAGGGGCAGCTCAGCCTGCTTTCGGCGCAGTGCCTCGGCGGCGGCACGGTCGTGAACTACTCGACCGCGTTCCGCACCCCCGACCACGTGCGCGCCGAGTGGGCGTCGCTCGGCGCGACCCAGTTCGCGGATGCCGAGTTCGACGCCTCCCTCGACGCGGTCTGGGCGCGCATCGGCGTGAGCGGCGCGTACAGCGTGCCGTCGGCACGCGACCGGATCCTCGAGCGCGGCCTCACGGAGCTCGGCTGGCACGTCGGCTCGCTCGAGCGCAACGTGCGCGCCTGCGACATGGCCATCGAGTGCGGTCGCTGCGGCTCGGGCTGCCGCATCGGGGCGAAGCAGTCGACCACCAAGACCTGGTTGGTCGACGCCGAGCGCGCGGGCGCGCGCCTGTACACAGGAGTCGACGTGCGCGAGGTCACGAAGGCGGGCGGTAGGGCGACCGGCGTCGTGGGCCGCACGGCCGCGGGGCACCGCGTGACCGTGCGCGCGAAGGCGGTCGTGGCGGCCGCCGGTGCGGTGCAGACGCCCGCGCTGCTGCGCCGCTCGGGCCTGACGAACCCCAACATCGGCAAGCACCTGCGGCTGCACCCTGCCACCGCCGTGTGGGCGGAGTTCGACGAGGAGGTGCGCCCCTGGGAGGGCGGCATGCAGACCCGCTACTCCTCCCAGTTCTCCGACATCGACGGCTCCGGCTACGGCGTGGTCTTCGAGACCGCCGCCGCGAACCCCGCGATCTCGGTCGCCTTCCTCCCGTGGCGCGGCGCGGGCACCCACCTCGATCGCATGCGGCGCCTGTCGCACATGTCGAGCGTCGGCGTCATCACCCGCGACCAGGACTCGGGCGAGGTGAAGGTCGGCAAGGACGGCGAGCCGGTGCTGCACTACACGCTCTCCGACCGCGACGCCGGGCGCATGCGCGCGGGCATCGACGGCGCGGCGAAGGTGCTCGAGGCCGCCGGCGCCACGACGATGTTCACGGGCCACCAGGCGGGTGTGACGTGGGAGCGCGCGTCGGGCGAGTCGGTGGGCGACTTCACGTCGCGCGCGCACGCTGCGGGCTACGGCCCGGGCCAGTGCACCATGGCGGCGCTGCACATCATGGGCTCGGCCCGCATGGGCGGGTCCGCGGCCGACACGGCGCTCGACCCGGACGGTGCGACCTGGGAAGTGCAGAACCTCGTCGTCGCCGACGCATCGTGCTTCCCGATGAGCTCGGGCGTGAACCCGATGGTCACCATCGAGGCCATCGGCCACATGAACGCGACCCGGCTCGCCGGGAGGCTCTAG
- a CDS encoding MarR family winged helix-turn-helix transcriptional regulator, which produces MRRLQAEFPSEIISLNEYDVMFNLSRQPGHQLRLKDLNTHVLITQPSVSRLVDRLVARGYLSKSDDPNDGRGTIVTLTESGFDVFRRVALEHMDGISTHMGDALDADELAQLTALCDKLRRGVAGTE; this is translated from the coding sequence ATGCGCCGGCTCCAGGCCGAGTTCCCGTCGGAGATCATCTCGCTCAACGAGTACGACGTGATGTTCAACCTCTCGCGACAGCCCGGCCACCAGCTGCGCCTCAAGGACCTCAACACGCACGTGCTGATCACCCAGCCCAGCGTGAGCAGGCTCGTCGACCGCCTCGTCGCGCGCGGCTACCTCTCCAAGAGCGACGACCCGAACGACGGCCGGGGCACGATCGTCACGCTGACCGAGAGCGGCTTCGACGTCTTCCGACGGGTCGCGCTCGAGCACATGGACGGCATCTCGACGCACATGGGCGACGCGCTCGACGCCGACGAACTCGCGCAGCTCACCGCGCTCTGCGACAAGCTGCGCCGCGGGGTCGCGGGCACCGAGTGA
- a CDS encoding GNAT family N-acetyltransferase, translating into MSDDGGSGEQLTYARNDDESRFEIYLGTALAGFSEFKERGDRITFLHTEVFDQYEGQGIGSRLARFVLDDAVARGLLIVPRCPFIAAYLRRHEEFEDHVRWPPRSP; encoded by the coding sequence ATGAGCGACGACGGGGGTTCGGGCGAGCAGCTCACCTACGCGCGCAACGACGACGAGAGCCGTTTCGAGATCTACCTCGGAACGGCTCTCGCCGGCTTCTCCGAGTTCAAGGAGCGCGGAGACCGCATCACCTTCCTGCACACGGAGGTGTTCGACCAGTACGAGGGTCAGGGCATCGGCAGCCGGCTGGCCCGCTTCGTGCTCGACGACGCCGTCGCCCGGGGGCTGCTCATCGTGCCGCGCTGCCCGTTCATCGCCGCGTACCTCCGGCGCCACGAGGAGTTCGAGGATCACGTCCGCTGGCCTCCGCGCTCGCCCTGA
- a CDS encoding Hsp20/alpha crystallin family protein, whose translation MATTYDAFRDLDRVASAFFDTRRGPRRMPMDLYRDGDHYVLTADLPGIDPGSVDIDVDGQLLTIRAERTLSTGEGVKWITREREAASFLRQLNLGQGIDTERISARYDNGVLNVQIPVSEKAKPRKIAVEQADASAREVTPVES comes from the coding sequence ATGGCAACCACCTACGACGCATTCCGCGACCTCGACCGTGTCGCGTCCGCATTCTTCGACACCCGCCGCGGCCCGCGGCGCATGCCGATGGACCTCTACCGCGACGGCGACCACTACGTGCTCACCGCCGACCTTCCCGGCATCGACCCGGGCTCGGTCGACATCGACGTCGACGGGCAGCTCCTGACCATCCGTGCGGAGCGCACCCTGTCGACCGGCGAGGGCGTCAAGTGGATCACCCGCGAGCGCGAGGCCGCATCGTTCCTGCGCCAGCTGAACCTCGGCCAGGGCATCGACACCGAGCGCATCTCGGCCCGCTACGACAACGGCGTGCTGAACGTGCAGATCCCGGTGAGCGAGAAGGCCAAGCCGCGCAAGATCGCCGTCGAGCAGGCGGACGCTTCCGCCAGGGAGGTCACGCCGGTAGAGTCGTGA
- a CDS encoding carbohydrate ABC transporter permease yields the protein MTTTQTPATKRYLSFRRRRAARGLDETGDRGIVSAFDRRKPGVRVGIGGVHAFLVLGLVIAGLGPILWLAKSAVTPTQDTLTQPMALWPNGIDWANLSTAWNDIHIDQYFFNTVVIALGAWFFQLFVATTAGYALSVLRPKYAPILNGLVLATLFIPAVVLLVPLYLTIVNPPLFGRDFSLLNNYLAVWLPMAANAFNILIVKRFFDNLPREVFEAARTDGAGPFRMFWSIVLPMSKPILGVVSVFAVIAAWKDFLWPLLVLPNPAVQPLSVRLPAVQSQTELDVFLAALAISTIIPIAMFLVFQGVFLRSAGLGGAVKG from the coding sequence GTGACGACGACCCAGACCCCCGCCACGAAGAGGTACCTCTCCTTCCGGCGCCGCCGCGCCGCCCGCGGCCTCGACGAGACGGGCGACCGCGGCATCGTCTCGGCCTTCGACCGGCGCAAGCCGGGAGTCCGCGTCGGCATCGGCGGCGTGCACGCCTTCCTCGTCCTCGGCCTCGTGATCGCGGGCCTCGGCCCGATCCTCTGGCTCGCGAAGTCGGCGGTCACGCCCACGCAGGACACGCTCACCCAGCCCATGGCGCTCTGGCCGAACGGCATCGACTGGGCGAACCTGTCGACGGCGTGGAACGACATCCACATCGACCAGTACTTCTTCAACACCGTGGTGATCGCGCTGGGCGCGTGGTTCTTCCAGCTGTTCGTCGCGACGACGGCCGGCTACGCGCTCTCCGTGCTGCGCCCGAAGTACGCGCCGATCCTGAACGGGCTCGTGCTGGCGACGCTGTTCATCCCCGCGGTCGTGCTGCTCGTGCCGCTCTACCTCACCATCGTGAACCCGCCGCTGTTCGGCCGCGACTTCTCGCTGCTGAACAACTACCTCGCGGTGTGGCTGCCGATGGCCGCGAACGCGTTCAACATCCTCATCGTGAAGCGGTTCTTCGACAACCTCCCGCGCGAGGTGTTCGAGGCCGCGCGCACCGACGGCGCGGGGCCGTTCCGCATGTTCTGGTCCATCGTGCTGCCCATGTCGAAGCCGATCCTCGGCGTCGTCTCGGTGTTCGCGGTGATCGCCGCGTGGAAGGACTTCCTCTGGCCGCTGCTGGTGCTGCCGAACCCGGCCGTGCAGCCGCTGTCGGTGCGCCTGCCCGCCGTGCAGTCGCAGACCGAGCTCGACGTCTTCCTTGCCGCGCTGGCGATCTCGACCATCATCCCGATCGCGATGTTCCTCGTCTTCCAGGGCGTGTTCCTCCGCAGCGCGGGCCTCGGCGGGGCCGTGAAGGGCTGA
- a CDS encoding carbohydrate ABC transporter permease, which produces MTMTDEAPPDEAAVPEEASPPRAPRTPRRGIRSWIRGGGLSTLVFLLPMLFVFGVFSWSPIVQSVIMSLQVTNLLDPPEWVGLDNYVAVLNDPLLGKAVLNTLYFAALALLFGFPLPLFMAVLMSEVRRGKGFYSALAYLPVVVPPVVAVLLWKFFYAGGENGVFNTVLGWVGIPPQPWLQDAATAMPSLVIEATWAAAGGAIIIYLAALLGVPPELYDAAEVDGAGIWKKVWHVTLPQLRGILFIMLILQVIATAQVFLEPYLFTGGGPNNATITVLLLIYKYAFQNSLGGDYGEATALSVMLAVVLALFSWLYFKLTDRWSTS; this is translated from the coding sequence ATGACGATGACCGACGAGGCGCCGCCCGACGAGGCGGCCGTGCCCGAGGAGGCGTCGCCGCCGCGTGCCCCGCGCACGCCCCGGCGGGGCATCCGCTCCTGGATCCGCGGCGGCGGGCTCTCGACCCTGGTCTTCCTACTGCCGATGCTGTTCGTCTTCGGCGTCTTCAGCTGGTCGCCGATCGTGCAGTCGGTGATCATGAGCCTGCAGGTGACCAACCTGCTCGATCCGCCCGAGTGGGTCGGGCTCGACAACTACGTCGCCGTGCTGAACGACCCGCTGCTCGGCAAGGCGGTGCTGAACACCCTGTACTTCGCGGCGCTCGCGCTGCTGTTCGGCTTCCCGCTGCCGCTGTTCATGGCCGTGCTCATGAGCGAGGTGCGGCGCGGCAAGGGCTTCTACTCGGCCCTCGCCTACCTGCCGGTGGTCGTGCCGCCCGTGGTCGCCGTGCTGCTCTGGAAGTTCTTCTACGCCGGCGGCGAGAACGGCGTCTTCAACACCGTGCTCGGCTGGGTGGGCATTCCGCCCCAGCCCTGGCTGCAGGATGCGGCGACGGCCATGCCGTCCCTCGTCATCGAGGCCACGTGGGCCGCCGCCGGCGGGGCGATCATCATCTACCTCGCGGCGCTGCTCGGCGTGCCGCCCGAGCTCTACGACGCTGCGGAGGTCGACGGCGCCGGCATCTGGAAGAAGGTGTGGCACGTCACCCTCCCGCAGCTGCGGGGAATCCTCTTCATCATGCTCATCCTGCAGGTCATCGCGACCGCGCAGGTCTTCCTCGAGCCGTACCTGTTCACCGGCGGCGGGCCGAACAACGCCACCATCACGGTGCTGCTGCTCATCTACAAGTACGCCTTCCAGAACAGCCTGGGTGGCGACTACGGCGAGGCGACCGCGCTGTCGGTCATGCTCGCGGTGGTGCTCGCGCTCTTCTCCTGGCTGTACTTCAAGCTGACCGACCGCTGGAGCACCTCGTGA